The following DNA comes from Candidatus Neomarinimicrobiota bacterium.
CATCCTGAAAGCTGACGATGACCGACATGGCCAGCACCCCGCCCACCCAGCTGGCCAGTAACCACGGCAGACGGGCAAGAGCATTCTGGAGGACCGGCTTCAGCAGGATCTCACGATCCTTGCCCGCACCGACCATCTGCAGGAAGTCTTCCGTGGCCTCCTCCCGCACCACGTCGAGGATATCGTCCACCGTGACGATGCCCAGCATGGTCCCGTCATGGTCCACCACCGGCACCGCCATGATGTTGTAGCGCGAGACGATGTGGGCCACCTCCTCCTGGTCTGTCCCGGGGCTGACCGCCACCACGTCACGTTCCATGATACTGGACAGCGATTTACTGGCGGCATTCATCAGCAGCTGCCGGAGCGATAGAATGCCCTGGAGCTTGCCCTCTGCATCCACAACGTAGATGTAAAAGGCCATCTCCGCCTCTTCGCTGAGTTGCTGTACCTTCCGAATCGCCTCGCTCACCTTGAGGTCGTCCGACATGGCCAGGAAATCGGGCGACATGATGCCACCGGCCGAGTCGGCCTCGTACTGCAGGAGCTCCTCAATGCCCTCCGCGTCCTCCGTTTTCATCAGGGCCATCACCTGCTCACGGAGCTCGTCGGGCAACGCCTCCAGCAGGTCGGCCTGGTCATCGGTGGACATGGCAGCGGTCACTTCCATAATACGCTGGGGCTCAAGGGCGGCGATGAGCTCCAGGCCGATGCTCTCGTCCAGCTCGCTCAGGATCTCGCCGACCCGTTCCGGCTCCCGGATCAGGTCAAAAATCTCCCGGCGCTCCCGGGCCGTAAGGTGGCGGAACATCCAGGCCAGCTCGGCGGGGTGAATCTTGTTCAGCACTTTGCTCAACGCCGAACGCGCCTTCCGCCGGTAGAGCCGCCGAACCGTGTCCAGCAGCACCAGCCCTTCGTTACCGATGAATTCCAGCTTCATTTTCCGTCCGCGAAGTTGATGACGTCGTGGCGGGTGATAAGTCCCACCGGGCGGCTGTCTTTGGTGAGGATCACCGCCTGATGTTTGAGCAGCAGTTGGATGGAATGGGCCACGCTGGCCGATTCCTCCACCGCCGGGAAGG
Coding sequences within:
- the mgtE gene encoding magnesium transporter, producing the protein MKLEFIGNEGLVLLDTVRRLYRRKARSALSKVLNKIHPAELAWMFRHLTARERREIFDLIREPERVGEILSELDESIGLELIAALEPQRIMEVTAAMSTDDQADLLEALPDELREQVMALMKTEDAEGIEELLQYEADSAGGIMSPDFLAMSDDLKVSEAIRKVQQLSEEAEMAFYIYVVDAEGKLQGILSLRQLLMNAASKSLSSIMERDVVAVSPGTDQEEVAHIVSRYNIMAVPVVDHDGTMLGIVTVDDILDVVREEATEDFLQMVGAGKDREILLKPVLQNALARLPWLLASWVGGVLAMSVIVSFQDELSRMIVLAGFIPVIIGMGGNIGTQSSTITIRGLATGRVNVTRVWSFISKQLRVGLILGVFFGLLLGLLAWLFYGTLGLGIVVALAICASMLISTSLGTVVPIILRRLDVDPAVATGPFVTTTTDVLGVLIYFLLAISILNP